Proteins from one Mycobacterium sp. HUMS_12744610 genomic window:
- a CDS encoding ABC transporter permease produces the protein MTLRAAYPRLLDEINRPVAALGSIGDHVLFYAKSMAGAPFAVSRYRREIVRLVAEISMGAGTLAMIGGTVVIVGFLTLATGGTLAIQGYSSLGNIGIEALTGFLAAFINVRISAPIVAGIGLAATFGAGVTAQLGAMRINEEIDALESMAIRPVSYLVSTRIIAGMLAITPLYSIAVILSFVASKFTTVVVLGQSGGLYGHYFSTFLNPIDLLWSFLQATLMALGILFIHTYYGYFASGGPSGVGVAVGNAVRTSLIVVVSVTLLVSLAIYGANGNFNLSG, from the coding sequence ATGACGTTGCGGGCGGCGTATCCGCGCCTTTTGGACGAGATCAACAGACCGGTTGCCGCACTGGGGTCGATCGGCGATCATGTCCTGTTCTACGCAAAGTCGATGGCAGGGGCCCCGTTCGCAGTCAGCCGCTACCGACGAGAAATTGTTCGCCTGGTTGCCGAAATCAGTATGGGTGCGGGCACATTGGCGATGATCGGCGGGACCGTCGTCATCGTCGGATTTCTCACCTTGGCAACAGGCGGGACGTTGGCCATTCAGGGGTACAGCTCGCTGGGCAACATCGGGATCGAGGCGTTGACAGGGTTTTTGGCGGCATTCATCAACGTTCGTATCTCGGCACCGATTGTCGCCGGCATCGGCTTGGCGGCCACCTTTGGCGCGGGCGTAACCGCCCAGCTTGGCGCGATGCGGATCAACGAGGAGATCGATGCACTCGAGAGCATGGCAATTCGGCCAGTGTCCTACCTGGTCAGCACGCGGATCATCGCGGGGATGCTGGCGATAACGCCCCTTTACTCGATCGCGGTCATCCTGTCGTTCGTCGCAAGCAAGTTCACGACGGTGGTGGTGCTGGGACAATCCGGGGGGCTGTATGGCCATTACTTCTCGACGTTCCTCAACCCGATCGACCTGCTGTGGTCGTTTCTCCAGGCAACGCTGATGGCTCTGGGCATCCTTTTCATCCACACCTACTACGGCTATTTCGCGAGCGGAGGCCCGTCCGGCGTGGGTGTCGCCGTGGGCAATGCGGTGCGGACCTCCCTGATCGTCGTCGTCTCGGTGACTCTGCTGGTCTCATTGGCCATCTACGGGGCCAACGGCAACTTCAACCTGTCGGGCTAG